In Chryseobacterium sp. C-71, the genomic window AATCTACATTGACATCCTCAGTTCCATTAAAACAAATGTATTCATTTTTATCATTTGCTTTAATTTGAGTAAAAGTAACATTCATAGTCACAGAAATCACCGTAAAACAACCTCCTGCAATCTGCACTCTGATAAACACAGTCTGTAACCCATCCTTTATTGTTCCTAAAATAGATCCTGTTCCGCTAAAAGCTGCGGCATAAGTACTGTAAGCAGAAAAACCTACTCCTGGCTGACTGGAAATCAATGGTCCAAGATTTAAAGCAAAATCAAATTCTTCGAGATTATCATCATTGATGTCACATATGGTATAAGAATAAAGACCGGGGGAATTAGCATTAACGCCTGGTTTTAAGGCAAAATTTAATGGTCCTAAAACATACACGCAATTCGTATCCTGTAATCTGACCCAAATTTTTGTTGTCGCTGTAATATTTGCTGTGACGATTGGATTGCTGTTGTTTTGAGCATCATTTTGACTTGCATGATATGTAATTCCGGCAGTGTTTGGCGGAAGAATCTGATTGTTTAATAAAGTTAAATCATACGCATTTTCAACACCATCATTATTGGTATCACAAAGTAAAATCAAATCTAAAAGAAGATTTTTACTCAAAAAATTAAGGGTAAGAACTGAAACTCTGAAACAGGTCGGCACATTGGGATTCTGAATTCTTACATAAAAAACTGAGTTAGCAGTCAAACCATAATTGGGAGACAAGGCACTTTGCCCAGATTGTGCATCGGACAAAGTTGAGTGATAAGTAAAATTGAAATTCGCAGGATTTTGTGAAGTTAAATTTTGTTTAAAATCATTCAGATTAATATTTACCGGAACATTTCCGCAAAAATTCTGACTATAATTTTTTGCAACCGGATAGGTCGCATCAAAATCTAATAAAAAATCATCTGTGAACGTCAGAAAACTGCTTCCACAAACATTAAATTTAACCGTAGCTGTATATGTATCATTTTGAGTCGGACAAATATTGGTTTGCACACCGTTTCCAACGACCTGACCTGTAGAATTAGTCCACGTAACTTCCGGCTGAATCGTGTTACCGGTTGGGGTAAATTTGTAAGCTTCCTGTGTCGCTTGCCAATTCCCGGTATTTCTTGAAGCCGGGGAATAGCCTAAACTACCGTCATTGTTCATAATTCCGATCACTGCATTTTCAAACTTTCTCGTTGGGCAAGGAGTCAGTTTTTTATCTACAAAAACCTCAACAATGTTTGTTGTTTCGTTAAGGACGATTTGAGACGATGAGCGATCTGTACAACCCGATACCCTTCCGTCATAAAAATTAATCACAAATTTTCTGTAAGGCGCAGCTCCTACCGTTGAATAATAAATTTCTGAAGAATCTCCGGCTGCAAAAACCATATCATGATACACCCCAAAAATTGAATTTTTCGGAAGACTCACATTCGGATTTTGCCAAAAAACATTGGGATAATTGATATTTCCAAGCTGGCTGAGATCAAAAGTGACCATTCCGTTAGAACCCACCACAAGTGCATTAAAATTTTGATTGAAGAAACAAAACGAGAAAGGAAGATCCAATTTTACGGCAAAAGCATCATCAAAATTGGCATTCAAAGGCGTTCCCTGGTTTAAAGGAGCTGCGGGATTATAAACTTCTGGGGTCACGGCATAACTTGAAGTCTGTTTCAGCACAGGAAATTCTGCATGAAGCTGAATACAACCGTTAGCATCCAGATCGTTGGTACACGTTACATGGAAATTTTCGTTTCCCGAAGCATCTTTAATCTTTACCTGAAGTGGAGTTTGGGAAAAGACCGATATTAAAATTAATAAAAATACAACCGATAAATATTTTTTCATACACACAGAATGGATTAAAATTTAATTAAACAATAATAATTATAAATAAATATTTTACAAACATAAAACATTTTTAATGTATTATAAATAATATTAAATAATTATTTGTCTAAAATTAATATTGGGTTAAATAAAAAAAGCTACCTCAATTGAGATAGCTTAAATTTTTATACTTTTAATCCTACTAGCTTACGATATCATCGTTCTCTTCTTCGTGATCGTCTTCATTATCGCTCTGGCTGTAAAAATCATTTTCCTCATCCGGAAGCTGATCTGTAATCTGCTCAAAATTGTCATCATCTTCTGCACCGGGAACATCTAGCCCGAAAGGCATTCCGTTATTTACATGATTGGGATTGATGATTGGATTTCCGTCGCCGTCCAAAGGAATATGCTCTTCTTTATTGAAAATGTCTTCACCCGGATTGTAATCCATTTCTTGTAAATTTCTTTCTTGCTCTTCAGTATTGTCTTGTGGAATCATAATATTATTTTTAGTGTTGTAAGTGATAAGACAAAAATGATTCCAAGATTCGATTATTATTGATAAACTTCAGGATTTGCACAATGCGGCATTTTTTCACCTTTAGAGAAAGCAATTAAATTTTCTGCTGCTAATTTTGCCATTCCGTTTCTCGCTTCAATTGTTGCCGAACCAATATGAGGCAAAACACATACATTAGAAAGTTTCAGAATAGGATCGTTATCTTTAATAGGTTCGGGATTCGTCACATCCAAACCAGCTCCCCAAATTTTTTCTGAAACCAATGCATTATATAAATCTTTCTGATTATGAAAACCTCCTCTTGCGGTATTGATGAAAATCGCATTAGATTTCATTTTTTCAAAAACAGATTTATTGAAAAGTTCAGAATGTTCTTCCGTAAAATTAGCATGAATACTCAAAACATCAGACTGACTCACCAATTCCTCGAACGAAACGTACTTTGCGCCGAGTTCTTTTTCAGCTTCTTCGTTATGACTTCTGTTATGATAAATAATATTCATATCAAAAGCTTTCTTGCACTTTTCAGCCATCTCATAACCAATTCTTCCCAACCCAAAAACACCTAAAGTTTTTCCGTATAATTCTTGACCTAGCTCGTGAAGCGGATCAAATTCTCCCCAATCACCGTCTTTCACCTTTTGAAAATAGTAACTTGCTCTTCTTGCGACTGACTGCATTAATAAAAATGCAACATCAGAAGTTGCTTTGCTTAGAACTTCCGGTGTATTTCCTACAGGAATATTTCTCTCGTTAGCTTCATTGATGTCCACATGGTCAAAACCAACAGAATACAATGCAATTGCTTTTACAT contains:
- a CDS encoding D-glycerate dehydrogenase; this translates as MKVFINKRIPEIGITMLEEAGLDVTVSENPDLTQEEWLEHCKNTDAILNVGQNKYDKDFFEKFPNVKAIALYSVGFDHVDINEANERNIPVGNTPEVLSKATSDVAFLLMQSVARRASYYFQKVKDGDWGEFDPLHELGQELYGKTLGVFGLGRIGYEMAEKCKKAFDMNIIYHNRSHNEEAEKELGAKYVSFEELVSQSDVLSIHANFTEEHSELFNKSVFEKMKSNAIFINTARGGFHNQKDLYNALVSEKIWGAGLDVTNPEPIKDNDPILKLSNVCVLPHIGSATIEARNGMAKLAAENLIAFSKGEKMPHCANPEVYQ